One Rosa chinensis cultivar Old Blush chromosome 5, RchiOBHm-V2, whole genome shotgun sequence genomic region harbors:
- the LOC112164780 gene encoding RNA polymerase II C-terminal domain phosphatase-like 1, producing the protein MLKLVYKGEELLGEVEVYPEELNNKKILDELKEIRISHFSQSSERCPPVAVLHTISSNGVCFKMESKSSSSSSVQDTSPLFLLHSSCIMENKTAVMALGGEELHLVAMYSRNNEKQHPCFWGFNVSSGLYSSCLGMLNLRCLGIVFDLDETLIVANTMRSFEDRIEGLQRKINCEVDPQRISGMQAEIKRYQDDKFILKQYAENDQVVENGRVIKTQSEVVPALSDNHQPITRPLIRLQEKNIILTRINPQIRDTSVLVRLRPAWEDLRSYLTARGRKRFEVYVCTMAERDYALEMWRLLDPESNLINANKLLDRIVCVKSGLRKSLFNVFQESLCHPKMALVIDDRLKVWDDRDQPRVHVVPAFAPYYAPQAEANNAVPVLCVARNVACSVRGGFFREFDDSLLQKIPEIFYEDNIKDISSPDVSNFLVSEDDTSASNGNRDQLPFDGMADAEVERRLKEATSAAPTVSSAVNNIDPRLASLQYTVPPSSTVSLPTVQPSMMPFHNVQFPQSASLVKPLGHVGPADLGLHSSPAREEGEVPESELDPDTRRRLLILQHGQDTRESVPSEPPFPVRPQVQVSVPRVQSRAGWFPVEEEMSPRKLSRMGPKELPLNSEPMQIEKHRPHHSAFFPKVESSMPSDRILQENQRLPKEAFHRDDRLRFNQAMSGYHSFSGEEPPLNRSSSSNRDFDFESGRAISNAETPAGVLQEIAMKCGTKVEFRPALVPSTELQFYVEAWFAGEKIGEGTGRTRREAHFQAAEGSLKKLANIYISRGKPDSLPIQGDASKFSNVNNNGFMGNMNSFGTQPFPKEDSLSSSTSSEPSRPLDPRLESSKKSVSSVSALKELCTMEGLGVVFQPRPPPPNSMEKDEVHVQVEIDGEVLGKGIGLTWDEAKMEAAEKALGSLRSTLYGQKRQGSPRPLQGMPSKRMKQESPQVLQRMPSSARYPKNAPPVP; encoded by the exons ATGCTTAAGCTTGTGTATAAAGGAGAAGAGTTACTTGGGGAGGTAGAGGTATACCCAGAAGAGTTGAACAACAAGAAAATCTtggatgagttgaaggaaatcagaataaGCCATTTTTCGCAATCCAGTGAGAGGTGTCCACCTGTGGCTGTGCTTCACACCATTAGCTCTAATGGGGTTTGCTTCAAAATGGAGTcgaagtcttcttcttcttcttctgttcagGACACATCGCCGCTCTTTCTTTTGCACTCTTCCTGTATCATGGAGAACAAG ACTGCAGTTATGGCCCTAGGAGGGGAGGAGCTGCATTTGGTTGCCATGTATTCGAGGAATAATGAAAAACAGCATCCATGTTTTTGGGGATTCAACGTATCGTCTGGACTATACAGTTCTTGCCTTGGCATGCTGAACCTAAGATGTCTTGGCATTGTATTTGATCTTGATGAAACGCTTATTGTTGCAAATACAATGCGTTCATTTGAGGATCGAATTGAGGGCCTACAGAGGAAAATAAACTGCGAGGTGGACCCACAAAGGATTTCTGGTATGCAGGCAGAGATCAAGCGATATCAAGATGACAAGTTTATACTGAAGCAATATGCTGAAAATGATCAAGTTGTTGAAAATGGGAGGGTGATCAAAACTCAGTCTGAGGTTGTTCCAGCCTTGTCTGACAACCATCAACCTATCACCCGGCCACTTATACGATTGCAGGAGAAAAATATTATCCTGACCCGCATTAATCCGCAG ATTCGCGATACAAGTGTTCTCGTGAGGTTGAGACCTGCATGGGAGGATCTTAGGAGCTACTTGACTGCAAGAGGGCGCAAGCGTTTTGAAGTTTATGTCTGCACAATGGCCGAAAGGGATTATGCTTTAGAAATGTGGAGGCTTCTCGATCCAGAATCAAATTTGATAAACGCAAATAAATTACTGGACCGCATCGTTTGTGTCAAGTCTG GTTTAAGGAAGTCACTGTTCAATGTCTTCCAAGAAAGTTTATGCCATCCTAAGATGGCATTGGTGATTGATGATCGCTTGAAAGTGTGGGATGACAGAGATCAACCTCGGGTGCATGTTGTTCCCGCATTTGCACCTTACTATGCTCCTCAAGCTGAA GCAAATAATGCTGTCCCTGTCTTATGTGTTGCAAGAAATGTTGCCTGCAGCGTCAGAGGTGGCTTTTTTAG agaATTTGACGACAGTTTACTACAAAAGATTCCTGAAATTTTTTACGAAGATAATATTAAAGATATCTCTTCTCCTGATGTGAGCAATTTTCTAGTTTCAGAG GATGATACTTCTGCTTCAAATGGAAACAGAGATCAGCTTCCTTTTGATGGCATGGCAGATGCTGAAGTTGAAAGAAGACTGAAG GAAGCAACCTCAGCTGCTCCAACAGTCTCTTCAGCAGTCAATAACATTGATCCGAGGCTTGCTTCTCTTCAGTACACAGTGCCTCCTTCCAGCACAGTTTCACTACCAACAGTTCAACCATCAATGATGCCTTTTCATAATGTGCAGTTCCCTCAGTCAGCTTCACTAGTTAAACCTTTGGGTCATGTTGGCCCTGCAGATTTAGGTTTGCATAGTTCTCCTGCTAGAGAGGAAGGGGAGGTGCCTGAATCAGAATTAGATCCTGATACAAGGCGGAGGCTACTGATTTTGCAGCATGGCCAGGATACAAGAGAGTCTGTACCAAGCGAACCTCCATTTCCTGTAAGACCCCAAGTACAAGTCTCTGTCCCACGGGTGCAATCCCGCGCAGGCTGGTTTCCAGTGGAGGAAGAGATGAGCCCACGAAAACTGAGTCGGATGGGACCCAAAGAACTTCCTTTAAATTCAGAACCCATGCAGATTGAGAAGCATCGACCTCATCATTCAGCTTTTTTCCCTAAAGTTGAGAGTTCTATGCCATCTGATAgaattcttcaagaaaatcaGAGATTGCCAAAAGAG GCATTTCATAGAGATGATCGGTTGAGATTCAACCAAGCAATGTCTGGTTACCATTCATTCTCAG GTGAGGAGCCTCCCTTAAATCGATCATCTTCCAGCAACAGGGATTTTGACTTTGAATCTGGACGAGCTATATCAAATGCAGAAACTCCTGCTGGAGTTTTACAGGAAATTGCAATGAAGTGTGGAACCAAG GTGGAGTTCAGGCCAGCTTTGGTTCCCAGCACGGAACTGCAGTTTTATGTTGAG GCTTGGTTCGCGGGAGagaaaattggtgaaggaaCTGGTAGAACAAGAAGGGAAGCTCATTTCCAGGCTGCAGAGGGTTCTCTAAAAAAGTTAGCCA ATATATACATTTCCCGCGGCAAGCCTGATTCTCTACCCATTCAAGGGGATGCAAGCAAGTTTTCGAATGTTAATAACAATGGTTTTATGGGTAATATGAATTCTTTTGGGACTCAGCCATTTCCAAAAGAGGACTCTCTTTCATCTTCAACTTCATCAGAGCCATCTAGGCCTCTAGACCCTAGGCTGGAAAGCTCTAAGAAGTCTGTGAGTTCAGTGTCTGCACTCAAGGAACTG TGTACAATGGAGGGTCTTGGTGTAGTTTTTCAACCACGGCCTCCACCACCTAATTCAATGGAGAAAGATGAAGTGCATGTACAG GTTGAAATAGATGGAGAGGTCTTGGGGAAGGGGATTGGCTTAACTTGGGATGAGGCTAAGATGGAG GCTGCTGAAAAGGCCCTTGGAAGTCTAAGATCAACACTATATGGTCAGAAACGTCAAGGTTCTCCAAG GCCTTTACAAGGGATGCCAAGCAAACGCATGAAGCAGGAATCTCCACAAGTTCTGCAGCGGATGCCGTCTTCTGCTAGATATCCAAAAAACGCTCCTCCTGTTCCTTGA